A window of Aptenodytes patagonicus chromosome 1, bAptPat1.pri.cur, whole genome shotgun sequence genomic DNA:
GCATTTCAAATGGCAGGTCTTTATGAATTAGCTTTCTGGCATCCCTTGTAAGAGAACGGAAGTTGTCCTAAAAAACAGTTGATACATATAAAACTGTCACCACTGTTTCACAGCTGTACTGAATAGACAAAGCATAGGAAACACTAAGTATTAGTCAAAATAATAAGGATCATCTACTATAGATCCTAAATATAAGAATATTGCTGTAGGATTGTAACTCTTACTATTTATCTGCAACAGATTGCTACAGATCATTGCTGTTTGAATGGACTGATTCAACACCCAGTGAAATCAAAAGGcatttttccatcagaaactATTCATATTAATTGGAGTTAAACTTCTCAGGTTTTCCCAACTGTTGTGGTtcaacccagcaggcagctgaacaccacacagccgttcgctcactctccccgccccccccagtgggatggggaagagaatcgggggaaaaaaaaattgtgggttgagataaagacagtttaataggacagaaaaggaagggaaaataataataatataatatagaaaataagtgatgcacaatgcaattgctcaccacccgctgaccgatgcccagccagttccagagcagcggcccccccggccaactccccccagtttatatactgagcatgatgccatatggtatggaatacccctttggccagtttgggtcctggctgtcctggctgtgccccctcccagcttctcgctggcagggcatgagaagctgcgaagtccttgagtagtgtaagcactgcttagcaacaactaaaacatcggtgtgttatcaacattattctggtactaaatccaaaacacagcactgtaccagctactaggaagaaaactaactctatcccagccgaaaccaggacaccaacacGATATATACACATACAGTCTTGCTATTGTTAAATATTCATCTGTGTATCCTGTTTCCCAGAGTCATGATTCCACTTATAAATGACCTCTATTCTGAtggaatcaaaagaaaaaagtactgaaTAATTAATAAATAGATATTGATCACCTTGGTCGAGAACCCAAAGTTCTGCATACTCAGATTTGTCAATAAATAAGAAATTGTTATtagaagaaattacatttataatGCCACTTAGAAAGCATTTCAGACTAAGTTACTTCAACTACAAGACCATATTGAAGAAAGAATCTGCATTATACCAGCATTACTTTGTTAGCCATACACACCTCTGCTAATACTTGGGCATGAGAACAAGAATAGGCACCAGACGAGTAAAACACTCATCATCACACCAGCTACCAAACAGATACAAGACTTAAAGGTTTTAGATGATTAAATTTACCGAAGAGCATGCAATATAAGCAAGCTATTAAGGAAAGCTTCAGCTGAACGTGCTCACGGTTCTTTTACAACAATAAACTGATTATGCTGTAAACCACTAGGTGAAAATACACGTattacacagatttttattttcagagggCTCTATTCACACAAAGGCTATAGGGCCATGGTTGCACCTACATTACCAGGCAAGAATGGCTCAGTAGGAACAGATCTGTATAGTAACAAAGATGGCACTGAGGTCCCAACAGCCACGCCAGCTATTTTGGGAATTGTATTTCAGACTAGGGCTACTCCAGCCCCATACACTTAAAACCTGTAAGAATTTGGAGGACAGCTCTAAGTTTAATTTCATCTGAGAGGAACCCAGTTTGTGTGCTCTGAGACCACTCTGCCATGAAAGCCAGTATGTTGTAAATGGGGAGATTAGTTTCCAGAGTACTCCTGACTCAGAATAAAATACTAGTGTAGATATAccctatgaaaagaaaaaatactcgCTGTCTTCTCCCCCATTAGAAAAGAACCACCAGACAAGGATGCAAGCTTTATAACTTTTTGAGGAAGAAGTTATTGTGCTTACGTTTGTTGGTTTCCAGTCATTCAGTCTATTGTCCAAAATTACATCATAACAGAAAGCTCCAGAGATCACTGAAATTCcaattccaaagagaaaaatatccatGTTTGTAACAAAGTACGTATTTCATTGCCATAATACACCCTTATAAATATATCAAAATGAATGAGAAGAAGAACAAAACGATCTCAAGAAATCCATCgtaaaatataaattttcagCTGTGATTATACAGTCAAATGGCAGATTAAACCTGTATCAGGTCACAGATGAGCAAAAGAATAATCTTCCAATCATAATTTTTAGTAACTCAAGTGCTCACAAGGTTATGTAGTTATTAGGGCAAAGTTCACAGAAACACATCAAATCGTCTAAATACCTTACTCATGTAACTTCACAATAAAAAGGTTATGTCCTCAAGTTACTAACTTAACCTATGAAATCCTAAGCGGTCTGAAACACTGTTGCCACAGACCAATTTTCTGTACTTTGATAacaaaattgttttcagtgtGATTGCTATAAATTAAAGGCTTCCATAACAGCATGTAATACAGAAATCAGTGCTAAGTACCTTCAATCACTGGAAAAGGAGCCTCTGATTTTTTTGGTAACAGTATTAGACAGTCACTTAAGAAGCAGCAAAAGACAAGACAATCAGTATGAAACACTTATATCACCTGGCACTTCTGGAGCTTTAATCAGATTCACTGAGTACTCATCTTTGAACGCCCGCTTTAACACACTTGCCATGATCATGGCACAGGAACGCCAATAGGCCTATAAAGAGAATTTCAAAACACAGGTTTATTACCTAGAAGCTAACAACCCATACCAGATGAACATCAGCTATTTATTCCAAAAGAACACCAACACTTAATTGAATGAGGCACAAACCTAGCTGTCAACCGAAGCATTACTTTCTTTAGTATTTAAACTTCTATTTGGAGATGATTCTCCATATAgaatcaatcaaaaaaaaatcaaaactgcacTTAAAATGAAAGCCATATGTTTCCCTGGAAAGATTTAAAtctgaaatcatagaataataCAATATAGGTTGAAAGGGATGCCCGCACATCACCTAGCCCACAACCTGGTCCAACTACCAATAACCATGATGTGCCAACCaactattaaaaatatctgaactTTCACAACAACAAAGTTCAAGAAAGCAGACAGACGTGGAACTGAAAGGGGCATACAGAATCAAGATCACCTACAATGGGATAAGATACAGATTTACCTTGTTTACTTCCTCTGGATCTTCATCTTTGAAAGTAAGGAACTGAATTTCACATGATTTGGTCAAGGGTCTATACATATCCCAGACTTCACCATCCACAAGAGCTAGAACGGATTTCCTGCAATGCCATTCACTTAAgtctaaagaaaatgaaaaaagtattaCACAGTTATTAACCATACTCCTCAGAGTCAGCAGTTTAGACCCCTGCATTTGTAACAACAAACTGCAAGTTTCACTTTTGTAAATGACTTGGAAGGATGAGCAGTTAATAGAGCCTCCAAAAATTAACGCAGTTTCTGCTGATGTATTTTagtacaaatgtattttaaacatattttaaactacAAATATTCTGAATGCATGTCTGTTACCTTGGTCATTGAAATGTCAATAATATTAACATTTTGAATTTGGATGACAAGTCCTTCAATCGGCAGCGCAATTTTCATCACCAGTGGCACAACATTAGTTTAAGGGTCCATTCACTTACGCATGGCACAATTGTATGGAGTAGACAAAGCTTTGTTCATTACAAACACGCTGCCAGGGTGAGATTTCCCAGTGTATTTTACTTCGATTTTCTCAATTCGTGGATACAGAGATAACTGTCTCTCCTTCTCTTTGGTAAAGAGCTCATTACGCATCTGAATCACTTCATCCGATGTCAGTCGAGAAACAGTCGGCGTGGAGATGAACCCTGGTAAAGGAATGATCTAAAATAAGCAATAAGGTGTTTTTAAAGCCTCTTTATAAGGTGCTTGTTTCTACAGAAAGGAGGACACGCCACCGCACTGCTAATCCATGTGTCCGCCTCAACATGTGCAAGGCGAGCACTTCAGCAGCTCTTACTGCCCGTCCACCCTCGGTCCCTGCAATGCCTGCATGAAGTCGCAGCAGAAAACTCTGAAGCAACGAAAGCTTAAGGACGTTCTCTGCCTGCAAAGGCTCTTCCTTCCCTCAGACGGGCCCCTGCGGACCGCGCCCGCTCTGCGCCCCCGCGCCTcgtccccacggcccccgcgccgcggcccgCGCCCACAGCGGCCTCCTCAgcccggcgggccgggggccCGAGCCGCCCCAAGCCGGGCGCCTCAAAGCACCGGCGCAGGACAAGCCCGCAACCAGCCCGGCGCCCCGCTGCGCCCGCACACGCCCCCGCGCCCGGCCTGCCGCCACTCACGgcgcccctcccgcccgccccgcaggCAGCCAGCGGcccagcgcgccgccatgctgcgGCCGAGTCCCGCCGCCCCGGTGCCTTCTCCCCCGGCTCCGCCGGAAAcaacggcggcggcagcgccgttCCGCCCGGCGCTCCTCCCGCGGCCGCCAGGCGGCGCCCGGGtcggggcccgggccggggcccgggccgcCTCGAGGCGCAGCGCGGGGCCtacggggcggcggcggctcggggcgGGAGGAACGGCCGGCGGCTGCCCGCAGCGCAACGCGGGGCTGGCCCTCCTCGCCCTCAGCTTTCAGCTCTCTCTCCAAAGGCCCCGTTATGTATACATTAGCTCCGCTATGCTGTGGGTGTAAGGCGtagcccctctgccctccctttGCCTCAACAGGCCTCGTTGCGCCGGGCAGTAAGGTCATCCCCGAGAGCAGCAGCTTTTGGATGGCCTTAAGGTGTGCATTCAGCCGTCTCGTAATAAGGATCGCAGATATGTAGTACTGGGGCTACAGCATTAACATTAACAGCCCGGTGGCTGGTGGAAAAGGCCTTTGGTGCCCGTCTCCCCGCTGGTGGCAGGGCCGCGGGCAGGCCCGTCCTCACCCCCAGCTCCCCTTTGCTGTCACTGGCCTCCCTACCGCCCTTCCTCCCCAAAAGATTGAAGCCAAGAACAAACTAGCTACCGCGCAGGTAGGAAAACCATGGCTTGCGTTAAAACTTGTGAAATAACTCAGAATTTGTTTCAACGCTTTACAATTTAGCTGACGGTGGTCTTCAGCCCAGTCCCCGACTGGCAAAGATAAAACAACAGCCATCAAGAATGCCAATGTCAAACAGTTACACTGAATTAGTGTCATTAAGAGCTAAAGGATGTAATTAAACTCAGCATCAAAAAAACAAATGTGTTAATACTGGCAAAGACCGGCAACAGAGAGAATTTTCCACTGCGGAAACACGTCTGCAGCGCAGTGGGACAGCTGGCTCCTCCTGGTTCGGTACCTGGCACTGGCTTTGCTGCTCACCCGGGCTCTCATCCAGAAAACCAGGTGTGCGAGTACAGTAGCTATTTGTGCCCTTTGTTACACTATTTGATAGATTAAGAATTTCAGCAGGTCAATCATCCTGCTTCCTCATTTTTTAAAACGTGTTaaatacaagttattttttaGTGCACCAGGCTTATTGAAGGCTACATACTTGCGTGTGTAAAACAGTGTATAGCTTTGAGGTGAAAGGTCCTGAGAAAACACAAAGATGCTACTATTATTTATATCATTATAGTTCAACTACACCATTTCTTCTATTAACTTTTTATTCTATGGCTTGAGGACTCATATGCCGTCAATGATCACATCacataattgttttgttttaaacagtaaaaaaaaaccaaacaaacaaattcaCAATGTAGGgtataaaaagaacatttttagtcCATGAGGAGATAAATTCGAAGTGTTTGGAGaatgaaagacagaaacaaaccCTATTCTGTCACTCTGAGGAAGTCTTGAACAGCAAGAGTAAAATCCTATTTGATAGTGCACACTTCTTCATTATATGTCTCCCTCTGTTTTAAATTGCCACTTTCTAATCTCTAAATCTTCTTTTGTACAAGTATTTGCAACTTTTTATTCCGCTTAATCTTCAGAAAAATAGTGGTAGAATATCTTGGCCCTCCTTCCATTTGTTTGGTGTCACTCTGGAAGCACAATGCAGATAAAAACCATCTGGGACTTGTACCACGATGAAGACTACAGGAGGAGCATGATCGTAGCCCTCTCCTTTTGGTAATCCCCGTCCAACAGAGAGACGGTGCAAAGCTTTACCCCCCAGTGGAAATCAAAAGACATCCAAAGCTGCTGGAAATTTCACCCAGGGTTCAGCTGGCATCTCTACAGCCCCtggacaaaagcagaaaagaggaacAACAATGGCATAGATTTGGGGTTAATTGAAAAGTTCAGTCTTCATGCTGATTTTTGATTCATGCTGACCCAGCTGGCTCACAACTGTAATATCATTACTCTGTTTACTACAGTATATTTACTTGAGGCTTCTGTGAGAGGGTAAAAACCCCTGGGTCCACTCAAACCCCATGGACTGAGCGGAGGGCCAGCTGGGGGTTACTCTCAGCTGCCAAACATGGCCCTGTCAGCAGCCTGTGGGGGACGTAAAAGCTCAGTGCAATCCCCCAGCTATTGACCCCTCAATGCCAAGAGACAAAGGCCTTCCGACTGAGAAGTACTCTGGGAAGGGTTTGGTTGAAGTCCAGTGGCTTTTAGTGTGTCACAACATGGAGCATGTTTGTGGTACCGAGAAGAGAGAGGTAACAAAAGTGAAAAACCGTCCAAGAATAATTACAAGTATCAGACTTCATAAAGCCCTTTGACTTTCAGAAAAACTGTGGATGTTCTGATGATGTGCAGAAGAAAATGGGAGGTTGCCCTACAAGGCAACAGTAACCCCATTAAGTGCTCTTATGCCACAGTATGTGACCCAACCGTAATGGGTAAGTGACAAACCATGACGGTTTATGGCTCTCATGGAAGCAAGATTGCCTCAAAAGCAAAACTGGCTTAAAACCCCCTACCCCTCCCTTTGCCCTTCTCATCCATTTCTCACTGCTTACCCTCTAGGTAGACA
This region includes:
- the MRPL39 gene encoding large ribosomal subunit protein mL39 isoform X1; amino-acid sequence: MRNELFTKEKERQLSLYPRIEKIEVKYTGKSHPGSVFVMNKALSTPYNCAMHLSEWHCRKSVLALVDGEVWDMYRPLTKSCEIQFLTFKDEDPEEVNKAYWRSCAMIMASVLKRAFKDEYSVNLIKAPEVPVISGAFCYDVILDNRLNDWKPTNDNFRSLTRDARKLIHKDLPFEMLHVEAKVACEMFQHNRYKMEMIERKASQNMEGIVTLHRFGDFVDVSEGPHIPRTSFCFQYEITAAHNLQTNQSQLIRRFQGVSLPIHLKAHHTVWHKLLERSKRLVTEEKYLEAAAECHEAKDGTEEGKTVSI
- the MRPL39 gene encoding large ribosomal subunit protein mL39 isoform X2 produces the protein MRNELFTKEKERQLSLYPRIEKIEVKYTGKSHPGSVFVMNKALSTPYNCAMHLSEWHCRKSVLALVDGEVWDMYRPLTKSCEIQFLTFKDEDPEEVNKAYWRSCAMIMASVLKRAFKDEYSVNLIKAPEVPVISGAFCYDVILDNRLNDWKPTNDNFRSLTRDARKLIHKDLPFEMLHVEAKVACEMFQHNRYKMEMIERKASQNMEGIVTLHRLTTPCGTNCWKDRRGWSLKKNIWKQQQNVMRQKMELKKEKLCQFKLTSKCT